A genomic region of Anopheles coustani chromosome 3, idAnoCousDA_361_x.2, whole genome shotgun sequence contains the following coding sequences:
- the LOC131260455 gene encoding uncharacterized protein LOC131260455: MQTGTGISCIVAMVVNSVDAFAPRAVDRSQSFLQNRWNPYASGPGDALGPGLGFDGPGGPAYHHHPPVHHHHPHHQHHSVVHHPLVVAADGSQGYGVTADGYGASAHSGSSGGGGYDYHPPPPPHPPPPSIIHHPLPPLWPGPSDGGKSKGKGAALSALTLLAFLYFLNLLQSCLKEHMDTMNPTVMVMTAGANRRKFYIDRIDSSVDPATAGIGSEEDDTSSAEDAAAAYEKLSDRYQLLTTSNRTRNPFKRPTYRGRNKPPAPGRKTTSNRYEKSTGSDDRFERSSDERRK, translated from the exons ATGcaaaccggaaccggaat CAGTTGCATCGTAGCCATGGTGGTGAACTCAGTCGATGCATTTGCTCCGCGTGCCGTCGATCGGAGTCAGTCGTTTTTGCAGAATCGCTGGAATCCGTACGCGTCCGGCCCGGGGGATGCGCTTGGGCCCGGCTTAGGATTCGATGGCCCGGGAGGGCCGgcctaccaccaccatccgccggttcaccaccaccacccgcaccaccaacaccactccGTGGTGCATCATCCACTCGTGGTCGCCGCCGACGGATCGCAAGGATATGGTGTGACGGCCGACGGATACGGAGCCAGCGCGCACTCAGGTAGCAGTGGAGGGGGTGGTTACGATTACCAcccacctccacctcctcaCCCTCCGCCACCTTCCATCATCCATCACCCGTTGCCACCACTCTGGCCGGGGCCGTCCGACGGTGGAAAGAGCAAGGGCAAAGGAGCGGCTCTTTCGGCGCTCACCTTGCTGGCATTTCTGTACTTCCTGAACCTGCTCCAGAGCTGCCTCAAGGAGCACATGGACACGATGAACCCgacggtgatggtgatgacggCGGGCGCAAACCGGCGCAAGTTCTACATCGATCGGATCGACTCGAGCGTCGACCCGGCGACGGCAGGAATCGGTTCGGAGGAGGACGATACCTCGAGTGCGGAAGATGCGGCCGCAGCCTACGAGAAGCTCTCCGATCGCTATCAACTGCTAACCACCTCGAACAGGACTCGAAACCCCTTTAAGCGTCCCACGTACCGTGGTCGGAACAAGCCGCCAGCTCCGGGCAGGAAAACTACCTCGAATCGGTACGAAAAGTCAACGGGAAGTGACGATCGGTTCGAAAGATCAAGTGACGAACGTCGAAAGTGA